In Prunus dulcis chromosome 1, ALMONDv2, whole genome shotgun sequence, the following are encoded in one genomic region:
- the LOC117618448 gene encoding F-box/kelch-repeat protein At5g43190 — protein MDAGLWSKLPQELLERILSFLPLKNFMNLRSTCKHFKSLLFSPSFISKHSSSSSFSSFLLLSHPQCYNHFAFYDSALGAWRNFALSLSALLPCAAGQASLLSTSNGLLCFSLSNSFLVFNLLTKSSRVIGFPAYPFAFELFSLVSTPVGYSLFMVSSGSRTKNTFVYDSKVQFWRKFNGFKPILSENYHQQAVYYKGSLYFVTPEPFSVACFVLESGKWERPNTELPRELMFVRLVSDGGDGKLYLIGGVGRNGISRRMKLWELGEGMNWVEVESLPEMMCRKLMSVCFHNYEHLYCFWHRGFICVCCYTWPEVLYFKVSRRTWHWLPKCPSLPDKWSCGFRWFSFVPELYASV, from the coding sequence ATGGACGCCGGATTATGGAGCAAGCTACCACAGGAACTCCTTGAGCGTATTCTCTCTTTTCTACCTCTCAAAAACTTCATGAATCTGAGATCGACTTGTAAGCACTTCAAGTCTTTGTTATTCTCTCCCTCTTTCATCTCCAAGCactcctcttcttcatccttctcttctttcctcttGCTTTCTCACCCTCAGTGTTACAACCACTTCGCTTTCTATGACTCTGCTCTTGGTGCTTGGCGCAACTTtgctctgtctctctctgccTTGCTGCCCTGCGCTGCAGGGCAAGCCTCTCTGCTCTCTACCTCCAATGGGttgctctgtttctctctctccaattcCTTTCTTGTCTTCAATCTTTTGACCAAGTCTTCAAGAGTGATCGGATTCCCTGCTTACCCTTTTGCTTTTGAGCTGTTTTCTTTGGTTTCCACGCCTGTTGGGTACAGTCTTTTCATGGTCTCTTCTGGGTCTCGTACCAAAAACACTTTTGTTTATGATTCAAAGGTTCAATTTTGGCGAAAATTCAATGGTTTCAAGCCAATTCTCAGTGAAAATTATCATCAACAAGCTGTTTACTATAAAGGGTCATTGTATTTTGTGACCCCGGAGCCATTCTCTGTAGCGTGCTTTGTTTTGGAAAGCGGTAAGTGGGAGAGACCCAACACTGAGTTGCCTAGAGAGCTCATGTTTGTTCGGCTAGTCAGTGATGGAGGAGATGGAAAGCTGTATTTGATTGGTGGAGTTGGCAGGAATGGGATTTCAAGGAGAATGAAACTCTGGGAATTGGGTGAAGGAATGAATTGGGTTGAGGTGGAGAGCTTGCCAGAAATGATGTGCAGAAAATTGATGTCTGTTTGTTTCCATAACTACGAGCATCTCTATTGCTTTTGGCATCGGGGTTTCATCTGTGTTTGCTGCTACACATGGCCGGAGGTTCTGTAtttcaaggtttcaaggaGGACTTGGCATTGGCTGCCCAAATGCCCTTCACTGCCTGATAAATGGAGCTGTGGCTTCAGGTGGTTTTCCTTTGTGCCAGAGTTATATGCTTCGGTCTGA